DNA from Musa acuminata AAA Group cultivar baxijiao chromosome BXJ1-5, Cavendish_Baxijiao_AAA, whole genome shotgun sequence:
atagatagataaataaaataaggTATTTTATAAAACCTAAACAATCAAAATCTCAAAGTAAAGAGATGAATACAGATTAAGTAGAGAATAACTAGACAAATAAAATTTCAATATTGATTGttagataaaataaaatgagATATTTTAGAATACCTCTTTCTTCTATTTCTCTCTCATTTTAAACCTCCACCTGCTGCAAtgtaggtggtgataccaccaaCAGGGTGGAGGAATCTGGGTGTCCATTTTCCACCaattaatctgtataaataaaaacaaaaaaataaaggacAAAATGTCAAAGacttaaaaaaaacaaaatttgatatataaatatatttttataataagaaaatatttaaatattttacaaatgCAAAACTGCCTTCTTaaggtttttttatttttattcaattACTTAGAGGAATTTTTAGAATTTAATTGGTAATATGTTATTAATATTTGATCGAGATtcccatactacccttttgttctAACTATAAATGTACCACGATACCCAAAACACCCTCCTGTTTTTTCTTGCTTGGAGAAGGGTTCAGTCTCCCCTCTTCTTGAAGCCGCTCCCTCTTCTCCTCGCCCGATCGCTCCGTTCGCCTTCTTCATTCCTCGCTCGCGAATATGGGTGACAGCCAGTACTCCTTCTCCCTCACCACCTTCAGGTACTCTTGCCAGTCCTTCCATCTCATATCCTCAATACGTTGCAAACCCTTGCGCCTCCATGGACCTTCCTTTTACTCTCTTGTTTGATCCGTCGCCTTGCAGCCCTTCGGGGAAGCTCGTTCAGATCGAGCACGCCCTAACGGCCGTCGGATCGGGACAAACCTCTCTCGGGATCAAAGGTTATGTGCGATCTAATATGTCCTCTTTGTTTTTATTTCTACTTTATGCACGTTTCTTGTTTCAAACGAAAAGGTCGTTAATTCAGGGTTCCCTCAAAAGTTCCACCTATCAGATCAGGCTGATGTGAAGCTGTTTCATAGAATAATTCGTCGTGCGTGTTTTGAGCGTACTTAAGAATGTGATGGTCGAAATAAGAAATCCAGGGAACACAAAAAGATTTGTGCTTAATGACAAGATTAACTGTGAACACAGAAAGTTTCTGATTGAGTATATCCTTTTGAGATTGTTTACACTTGATTAGAACATATCAACATTTTAGTTGCACAAAGGATTTGAAAAGTGACCAATGTGTTATCTAGAGATTTTGGCTGATAACGAGCCTCTGCAGCAGTTATAGATGCTTGATGTTCTTAATTATGGTTAGGTAGAATGACCCAGTTTGATATGAGTACACACTAGAGTTTACGTGGAAGCAATTCTACATGTTCAGATTAGCAGCCCTTACAAGAACTTGTTAACCATAGTTCTAATGCCAGCAGCGTGCAATTTAAAGGGTTAAATATGGTTGAGGAGGATGATTGAGATTAATATGACTACTAACTGAAATTTGATTGGAAACCATCCTGTATGCTTCTTGGTATACACTTGTATAGAAAAATTCTTGATATTCGTTTTTTTATAACTACAGCATCCAATGGTGTTGTTATTGCAACTGAGAAGAAGCTTTTGGCTGATAAGGAGCCTCTGCAACAATTATAGATGCTTGATGTTCTTAATTATTGTTAGGTAGAATGACCCAGTTTGATATGAGTACACACTAGAGTTTACGTGGAAGCAATTCTACATGTTCAGATTAGTAGTCCTTATAAGAAAGTGGTAACCATAGTTCTAATGCCAGCAGCATGCAATTTTTAAAGGGTTAAATATGGTTGAGGAGGATGATTGAGTTTAATATGACTACTTACTGAAATTTGATTGGAAACCATCCTGTATGCTTCTTGGTTTACACTTGTATAGAAAAATTCTTGATATTCATTTTTTTATGACTACAGCATCCAATGGTGTTGTTATTGCAACCGAAAAGAAGCTTCCTTCCATTTTGGTGGATGAGACATCAGTAAGCATCTATCTTTAGATCATTAGTTTTTTCCTTAGATTTTGTGTTTTGGGTGGTATCAATTCACTTTGAAGACTATATATGCTGTGTTTTCTGTTGGTCTGTTTTCTCAATATTTTGGTACGATCTTGTGGATGGTATTTTTCTCTTTGTGAAAATTAAATATGTTTAATTACATAGAAACATTTCAAAGAGTACCACTATGGTTGTAAAGCGTGTTTTATTCTAATAACTTCTTAACCAAGTAGATCAATTTTGAGTTTTCAGGAAGGAGTCTAATAGGTTAGTGTTTAATGATATGTTATATCATACTTCTTTTATTAGGGGTGGTCAACTGATTCATTCAGATGACACTGGGCACATATTTTTTCTAGTGATGTGTCACTTCATTCGGAAATTAGGCAGTCTTAGTTAAGTAAAATTGAGGTTCAGTTGTATGTTATAGAAAGAAATGTCTGTCATTTGATAATTGATGGAAGACTGAATTGAGAAACCAATAGCTACTGAGTTTTTTTAGCATGGTCCATATCATCCTAATCCTCTCTCTTCCCCCgttctctcttttccctcttatcACTTTCTCATCCGATTTTTAGTATCTTACTTCTGCTGGAATAGTGCATACAGAATAATTTTCTTCTCATTCTACTGAACAACTCAAATTTGAAGGTTGcttatttaacttttttttttttgtaggtgCAAAAGATCCAGCTTATGACAACAAATATTGGAGTTGTTTATAGGTGAACATTTGTAGTTTCTTGTAGATAAAGTTCGATGTTTATATTTCCTCTGCATAAAAAGTTCTTAGCATATAAATACATGTTTATGTGTGTATTTTGATGCTACATCTAGATTTTAACTGGCAGTTTCAAATTTCAATTGGCATTCCTATTTAGTCAAGGTTATTCTGTAATGTATTTCTAGAATAGATTCATGTATTTTTCTGCTAGTTTGATTATGGTTTTGTATACATGCATGAAGTACCTTTTGCAAAGTAATTGAAATTTCAAATTTATTGAAAATTCACAAATTATTCACATGCTTCTTGGCCCACTGGTTTCCAACTAACTCTCTGAAAGGAGATTTGTTTCTTGAAAAATTTCTTTTGGACCTTGCTATTCTATgactgtattttatatttttcatccaagttCGTGACTATTGCTCACATAAACAAGTAAGCACAACGTAACAAGCTTGATGCATCTAGATACATGTTTATTTCTGTGTGTGAAGTTCTGTTAATTCTCTATGAGCATCTGATAGATATGCCTCTCTCAATACTTCAATTTATTTGTGAATTGTGAACTTGTGAATGATGCTATTGATGTGCTATAATGATGTCCACAAGTTAATGTTTGCTAATATATTAACAAATAGTTTTGCTCATGTCAAAGGACGATAACAAGCTAAGCATGCAAGTATTATGTGCATCTGAAGTCATTCGATATGATCATATCATATGTATGTATCCCTAGCTCAATCCACCATTTTTAGTATATTTTGGGCTAAAAAAACAAACACAAGTCATCATCAGTATCATTatcaagttataaaactagagatGCTGTTAACTGATAGTACAGATTTGACCTTGCTATATTCAGCTGAACATGTAATACACTAATATAAGACAAGTTAGCACTTGAAAAATGTTGGTGCCAGCTGTACCATTTAAAAAATTGAGTTGCATCAAATGCTCAAAGCAGTAAAAAGAATGTTATTACTCTGTTATGTGACATTAGGATTTAGCATGTAAAGGAGTTGGTTTTACTTTATTCTACACTTTAGTGCTTATATTTATCTCGTTTCATCGGGTTTTGATAAAAAGAATTGGTCCAACATTTGTCCATACATTACATTGTCTTCATtcagttgttttacaacaatgcCTTTAATGTCTTTCCTTTTCTGTTGCAGTGGGATGGGCCCAGATTCTCGTGTTCTAGTAAGAAAAAGTAGAAAACAAGCACAACAATATTTTCGGCTATATAAGGTATCGTTTAAGCCTTAATCCTTTTTGGTCCAGAGTTATTCTTTTACTGTTTTCAATTGTTACAAAATTCCGCTGGTTATATTATTTCATCCTTCACAGATAGAATGAGAACATTTTTGTTCTTAAGGTTGTTTCCTGAAATGCAGTAAAaaccaaggtctgtcataccgaagcgtaccgctcgTACTTGGCAGtatataccggtccgacaggttaccggtacgtggaccgtctggtaccgctacagtgctacaatattatactgtagcactgctacagtataaaagtataaaattattcgatacaccagggtgtaccactcggtatgccctgatgtaccgcccggtacatcggtaccgtaccgtaccgagcccgggtcgaaatgctGGTACGGTACAATACAGCGAACCTTAATAAAAACAATTTGAGATATTTGTTGTTTGGTGTTTAGTAACGCACTTGCACTCTTAAATTTTGTTAAGGCCATTTGTTTGTGCACATATCCAACTTAGACACGAGTATTTTTTTTCACTAAATCTAAGTAAGATAGTTTAACGCGGTATGAATTTAAGCTACATTTGAGTTTTTAATATTTAGATTTTACAAATCAtggtagcttttattttgatttatttctTGTTTCTGAATGTATTTGGTACCCAGATGATACTTAGATATCAACCCAAACCCAAATTCCCTATCTAGGGTTGTGCAAGTGAACCTATAATACTAAAATGCCAAATCGAAACAAACTCCTATTAAGTAAAATTTAGTATTTACAAAATCAGATTAAAGATCTAAATTGCAACTAACATTAATGTGCCAAGTAAAATTGAGTATGCATGATACATTTCCTTTAATAAGAATCTGTATTTTGTGATTGTCAACTGTAGTtattttatcaatgaaatcatactGCATTTTATATTATAGAAAAGATGGCCAATGTATGAGACTCCTGCTAATTCGGTGTCTGAGGAGTGTCAATCTATGCAGCTGTACTGTTGCAAACAGAGTCTGTTTCTGTAATGTCATACATTTTGGAAAATTATGTCATCATAATATCCAAGAATTATTATAGCCCCGAAGATGGCTTTCCATTATCATGCAACATATAAGATTTTCTTTGGTATTATTATCATAATTATACCTGACACATGAAGTGACTAGTAATGTGTTCTTACAGGATTAGTTTTTAATTCAAAACTATGGCCTTGTATCTTCATGTGTACTTTAAAGTTTATATTTGTTTTGGAGGTTCCTTCTCCACAGATTCTGATTACACATTTAAATGATTGCAGGAGGCTATTCCTGTAACACAACTTGTCAGAGAAACTGCAGCAGTTATGCAGGAATTTACACAATCTGGGTATCCTTCCAGACCCACTTTCTTTTAGCTGTTTTTGCTCTTTGTCATGATATGTACAATGCAAGTTGACTTATGATGCTAAGTCCATGTACATGTGAGAAACAGATTAGACAATTGTAGGAATATGCAAATAAACAACTACTTTTGTACAGCCTAAGACTGCCTCTTACTAAGTACCTACTAGGTACCTTTTTTAGTTCACTGGCTAATATGAGGTGTTTTACTATCCTCACAGATCTTATAAGAGATGATGAAACTGTGGGTCATCTTGTTCGTCTAACCTTTTTTACTTCTTAGCTACCTATCATAAATGGCATTAAGCATAATATATGCCAAACTTTGTGCATGAAATAATCAATCAGTtgaaaatttatatgattaaaGTAGTGAGTTGTTTTTTATTTATGTAAGGTATTAATTCCCTTTTGTCTTGCTTTTTTGGTTTCTTGTTGAATTTAGTGGTGTAAGGCCATTTGGAGTTTCCCTTCTGATTGCTGGATATGATGACAATGGTCCACAGTTATATCAGGTACGCATTCATATTTGATGCCTTTAGTTGTGGCTATATTCTTGGACAAGTCATTTTGATAGAGGTTGAATAGATGCTCTAAACTTACTATCACTCCTTTACGATCATACACTTTTTTTTTTAGTtatgaacaaaacacattgaattATAAAGATTGGTAAATTTGAACAATTTTGTTCTATGTCTTGTATATTTTGGTTTAAGATTGTGTGTTTTGTGACTTGGCCCCTGCTTGTGTTTAAATTGATATAACATGCGAGGTTTTTGAGGTATAAGAGGACtttgatttttctaactttgttcTGACAGGTTGACCCATCAGGTTCATATTTTTCTTGGAAGGCTTCAGCAATGGGGAAAAATGTTTCTAATGCTAAGACATTTCTTGAGAAGAGGTGCTCAGTTTTCTtaattgcatcttcttgaattttAACGATTCTGGTCAAGTAGGTAGCACAATCAGCTAAGTAGTAGTCCTTTCTGAGTTTTTAAGGGATTACCTGTCTTGCTTGACATGTGTTGTACTCAGCCATCACATGTAGACACTCCGCATGTGGTCATATCTTGCTACGAGAAGACAATCGGATCATCACAAATTATTGGCTCTAACCGGGCATGTATTGCACCATGTCAAAAAGCCCTCATGCACGAGCTTGTTACACCATGTTACTTGCCACCATAAGTCATTATCTAGGATGCATAGTCATCGACCCTTGTGTCATGACCACCTGTCATGGTTCTCATTTTTTAAGAGGTTTAGTACTCCTATGTTGTCCTTAGGCAGCTCGAAGCTTTTCAAGTGTATTCTTGTGCACCAAGAATGCTTAGATGTATTAGGTTTTCATTTGATAAAGGTGGATTTTCGTTAAATACAAAAAGTAAATTTTCCAAGAAAGAAAAATCTACCTCAATGTTGAGTTTTAAGTTCATGTGACCTGGTTAGGAATAATTATTATTTCCCAGGACTTGGAAAGGTTATGCACGATCATGTGTTTTACAAGTTTCTTGCTTCGATGATACTGATGGAGTTATCACAAACTGGTTGCCTTTAACTGAGCATGTATTGCACCATGGCCATATCCCTCGTCCACCAGCTTTGTGCATCATGTGGTACATGTCAGCATAAATCATCATCCAGGTGACAGTTATGGCCCTAGTGTCATGACTGTCCACCTAGTCTGTTTTGTCCTTGGCTCCAAATTTTCGAAGGTTTCTTGCATGCATCGGGATACAACATGTGATAAGTACTGCATTTCTCTGTTGAATATTCTTTTACTGCTTATATGTTCTCTTATTGTACTGAAATCCACTGATCAATATACTGAACTCGACTTCTGAATAATTTATTTTCATGTTCTTGCTATGTTATCTTTTTTCCTCAGTTTTTACCCATCAAAAAATGTACATTGCATTTTTCGCAATTTAGCACTGTCAAGATCTTTTCTACCCATTTATAGTCCAATCTTAGGTTGAATAATCTTGAAAAACTTTTAGAAGTACTTTATGCTAGCCTGTCTACTTGATATTTAATAATTGGTCAAGCTTCCTAATCAACGCAAATTCAGGTAGAAATGTATTTCCTATAAGACCAAAAATGTGAACTTGTTAGAAATGAAAATTTTACCCAAGTATTGAAATATCGtgtcgtaccggagtttcgagattcactCGGTATGgtattgtataccgagcggtatatcgttcggtgtatatatatatatatatatatatatatagtaaaaaaaaaggttttcagcgacgttgcctctcttctcccccacacgaggcgacgtcgccccgcgtggggagaagagaggcgacgttgtgtgtgtgtgtgtgtgtgtgtgtgtgtatatatatatatatatatatataccgcccgGTAACGAGCAATCTGTGTACCGGTCTGTTGATGGAccggtacgagcggtattattcaaaattgaatACCTTGATTTTACCCACATTTTGGGGTTTAAGCTAATGTGACAATGGAAAACGTGTAATATTTTCCATGACTTGGGAAGGTTATGTATGATATATGTATGGCAAATTTTCATATGGGAGGCAATGCTCAACTTCAGAACACAAAAATATCAGATGGACAATAATTGAATCCCTCGAGCATGGTGTACCAGTTGGAAGCTTGTGCCAAAACTTCACCTAGTTATGTGTTGCACCTC
Protein-coding regions in this window:
- the LOC135674270 gene encoding proteasome subunit alpha type-2-A; the encoded protein is MGDSQYSFSLTTFSPSGKLVQIEHALTAVGSGQTSLGIKASNGVVIATEKKLPSILVDETSVQKIQLMTTNIGVVYSGMGPDSRVLVRKSRKQAQQYFRLYKEAIPVTQLVRETAAVMQEFTQSGGVRPFGVSLLIAGYDDNGPQLYQVDPSGSYFSWKASAMGKNVSNAKTFLEKRYTEDMELDDAVHTAILTLKEGFQGQISGKNIEIGIIGADRKFRVLTPAEIDDYLAEVE